Proteins from a single region of Thermococcus sp.:
- a CDS encoding V-type ATP synthase subunit K (produces ATP from ADP in the presence of a proton gradient across the membrane; the K subunit is a nonenzymatic component which binds the dimeric form by interacting with the G and E subunits) encodes MDPIVYVSLGAALAAGLAGAASAFGVGVAGAAAAGVVAEDEKNFKNALILEGLPMTQSIYGLITLFLILLSAGIIGGGFRFAQPTTDNLVKSAILFGAGLTVGLTGLSAIPQGIIASAGIGAVAKNPKTFTQGIIFAAMAETMAIFGLVGALIMIATGVGF; translated from the coding sequence ATGGACCCGATAGTTTACGTATCCCTTGGTGCGGCCCTCGCGGCCGGTCTCGCTGGAGCGGCTTCGGCCTTCGGTGTCGGTGTTGCCGGTGCCGCGGCCGCTGGAGTGGTTGCAGAGGACGAGAAGAACTTCAAGAACGCGCTGATACTCGAAGGTCTGCCGATGACCCAGAGTATCTATGGTCTCATTACGCTGTTCCTCATACTGCTCAGTGCCGGCATAATCGGTGGCGGTTTTAGGTTCGCACAGCCAACGACAGACAACCTCGTTAAGAGTGCCATCCTCTTCGGTGCCGGCCTTACCGTTGGCCTCACCGGTCTCTCAGCCATACCGCAGGGTATCATAGCCAGCGCTGGAATCGGTGCCGTCGCCAAGAACCCCAAGACCTTCACCCAGGGCATCATCTTCGCGGCTATGGCCGAAACAATGGCAATCTTCGGTCTCGTCGGTGCGCTCATCATGATAGCCACCGGCGTTGGCTTCTGA
- a CDS encoding V-type ATP synthase subunit I codes for MFRPEEMVKLDVITLNRYKDELLTYLHEAGLVEIRELDVKLAQRDAPNEYHRKAASYSITISRLVDFLRAHKKTSGGGLKEFFFPKEKPKRTYRYEGLEKLIKDVEDFLARVEPEIKAVEGKLSSLQTEIEKIKEAISTLELLSVFRLPVEYLRHSGLVEVNVGSVERVKLSALLDDLKKITEGRVAIVSKDAGDRALLVIANLSKDHDKVNSVLAKHSFERIEVPEGEGTPGELVGEYRRKLDAKLRELDDARKEAEKLAEKYYDDVVFYQELMENERDKANVLPKLARTNMTFALTGWLPRVDVPKVLKGIKKVTKGKAYINVREPSKEELEEIPIKLKNPRWARPFEMLTEMYGVPRYDEIDPTPIIAFTYSFFFGFMLTDFMYGLIVGIVAALLVKGHKKFDDGTYKFAYTLLISSFFTMLMGILFGSYFGNAADIVLQYITGNPNAHAWRIIDPLREPLPVLLAALGIGLAHLFVGYSIGFYLKWKNGDRKGAVFEQLPWVLIILSIAFFVTKNPSLVLGAKALFGVGIVLFAIGEIISNGGLAALMIISDFFGFVGTWLSYARLMALALATSGIAMVVNVLAAMVWGIKISVVPLGIVIGLIIFIGGQLFSTAINALGAFVHSLRLQYVEFFGTFYSGDGKPFNPFKAKREVSKLELKADGGA; via the coding sequence ATGTTCAGGCCCGAGGAAATGGTCAAGCTTGATGTTATAACACTCAATCGCTACAAGGACGAACTGCTAACTTACCTCCACGAGGCCGGACTCGTTGAGATTCGCGAGCTCGATGTTAAGTTAGCCCAGAGAGATGCTCCCAACGAGTACCACAGGAAGGCCGCGTCCTACAGCATAACCATCTCTCGCCTTGTTGATTTCCTGAGGGCACACAAGAAGACCTCTGGAGGGGGACTGAAGGAGTTTTTCTTCCCCAAGGAGAAGCCCAAGAGGACCTACCGCTATGAGGGCCTTGAGAAGCTCATTAAGGACGTTGAGGATTTTCTGGCCAGAGTTGAGCCAGAAATAAAGGCGGTTGAGGGAAAACTCAGTTCCCTTCAGACGGAGATAGAAAAGATTAAAGAGGCAATATCCACCTTAGAGTTGCTCTCCGTGTTTAGGCTCCCGGTTGAGTATCTCAGGCACAGCGGCCTCGTTGAAGTCAACGTTGGTTCCGTTGAGAGGGTCAAGCTTTCTGCTCTCCTTGATGACCTGAAAAAAATTACGGAGGGCAGGGTTGCAATCGTGAGTAAAGACGCCGGTGACAGGGCACTCCTCGTTATAGCGAACCTCTCCAAGGACCACGACAAGGTAAACTCCGTCCTGGCTAAGCACTCCTTTGAGAGGATTGAGGTTCCAGAGGGCGAGGGAACTCCGGGAGAGCTCGTCGGTGAGTACCGGAGGAAGCTTGACGCAAAGCTCAGGGAGCTTGACGATGCCAGAAAGGAAGCAGAGAAACTCGCCGAGAAGTACTACGACGACGTTGTCTTTTACCAGGAGCTCATGGAGAACGAGCGTGACAAGGCCAACGTCCTTCCAAAGCTTGCCAGAACCAACATGACCTTTGCCTTAACCGGCTGGCTTCCGCGCGTTGACGTTCCTAAAGTCCTCAAGGGAATAAAGAAGGTAACCAAGGGCAAGGCATACATAAACGTCCGCGAGCCAAGCAAAGAAGAACTCGAAGAGATTCCGATAAAGCTCAAGAATCCAAGATGGGCAAGACCCTTCGAGATGCTGACCGAGATGTACGGTGTCCCGAGGTACGACGAGATAGACCCGACACCAATAATAGCCTTCACCTATTCTTTCTTCTTCGGCTTCATGCTTACGGACTTCATGTACGGCCTCATAGTAGGAATAGTTGCCGCACTGCTCGTCAAGGGCCACAAGAAGTTCGACGATGGAACTTACAAGTTCGCCTACACCCTGCTAATAAGCTCGTTCTTCACGATGCTTATGGGAATCCTCTTCGGCAGTTACTTCGGCAACGCCGCTGATATAGTCCTTCAGTATATCACCGGAAACCCGAACGCTCACGCCTGGCGCATAATAGACCCTCTCAGGGAACCGCTCCCGGTGCTCCTCGCGGCGTTGGGAATAGGACTGGCTCACCTCTTTGTTGGTTATAGCATAGGCTTTTACCTCAAGTGGAAGAACGGTGACAGGAAAGGGGCTGTCTTTGAACAGCTTCCGTGGGTACTGATAATACTCAGCATAGCCTTCTTCGTCACGAAGAACCCCTCGCTTGTCCTTGGTGCTAAGGCTCTCTTCGGAGTCGGCATAGTCCTCTTTGCCATTGGAGAGATAATCAGCAACGGTGGACTCGCGGCTCTGATGATAATATCGGACTTCTTTGGTTTCGTCGGAACCTGGCTCAGCTACGCCCGTCTGATGGCGCTGGCTCTGGCAACGAGTGGAATAGCGATGGTCGTTAACGTCCTTGCTGCAATGGTCTGGGGAATCAAGATAAGCGTCGTTCCGCTGGGAATAGTAATCGGCCTAATAATCTTTATCGGCGGTCAGTTGTTTTCGACCGCCATAAACGCCCTTGGAGCCTTTGTTCACTCGCTCCGTCTCCAGTATGTTGAGTTCTTTGGAACGTTTTACTCGGGCGATGGAAAGCCCTTCAACCCTTTCAAGGCCAAGAGGGAGGTTTCAAAACTTGAGTTGAAAGCTGATGGAGGTGCATGA
- a CDS encoding TrkA family potassium uptake protein, producing MYVIIMGAGRVGYLVAKMLEEDGHDVTIIEMNRERAKELSMQINGLVIEGDATDPKTLEEANIKQADAFAALTGKDDANLLACILAKNLNPNVKTSLRISNPKNRRIFEEVKDLKKYFDFVISPEEIAAEYISRNIVTPGFDRVLFPKEGAEIVRFNIDENSRIAGKLVKELNLPKDALIIAVYDEKGNLIIPSGDTKLPERGQVIVFAKNSVLKEVKELLEGGSEP from the coding sequence ATGTATGTCATCATAATGGGTGCCGGCAGGGTTGGCTATCTAGTGGCCAAGATGCTCGAGGAAGACGGCCACGACGTTACCATAATAGAGATGAACAGGGAAAGAGCAAAGGAACTCTCGATGCAGATAAACGGTCTTGTTATCGAGGGCGACGCGACTGACCCCAAGACCCTCGAAGAGGCCAATATAAAGCAGGCAGATGCTTTCGCCGCTTTAACTGGCAAAGACGACGCCAACTTATTGGCATGCATACTGGCCAAGAACCTCAACCCCAACGTCAAGACCTCGCTTAGAATAAGTAATCCCAAAAACCGGAGAATCTTCGAAGAGGTCAAGGACCTGAAGAAGTACTTCGACTTTGTAATCTCCCCCGAAGAGATAGCCGCTGAATACATAAGCAGGAATATCGTTACGCCGGGCTTTGACAGGGTTCTCTTCCCTAAGGAAGGGGCTGAGATAGTGAGGTTTAACATCGACGAGAACAGCAGGATTGCAGGGAAGCTCGTCAAGGAGCTCAACCTCCCGAAAGACGCGTTGATTATAGCGGTTTACGACGAGAAGGGGAACCTCATAATCCCCTCAGGCGATACAAAGCTCCCCGAAAGGGGCCAGGTCATAGTCTTTGCCAAGAACTCGGTTCTCAAGGAAGTGAAGGAACTTTTAGAAGGAGGGTCCGAGCCCTAA
- a CDS encoding V-type ATP synthase subunit H produces MEDVIKRIVDAEKEAEERIERAKEEAKSIVLKAKEEARAIEEEILAKAQVEADSLIQKAREEGEAEARRILEEGENEIESLRSKAEANFETAIVRAIELVRGG; encoded by the coding sequence ATGGAGGACGTCATCAAGCGGATTGTTGATGCAGAAAAGGAAGCAGAGGAGCGCATTGAACGAGCTAAGGAGGAAGCAAAGTCTATAGTCCTGAAGGCCAAAGAAGAAGCGAGAGCAATAGAGGAGGAAATCCTGGCCAAAGCTCAGGTTGAGGCTGATTCCCTTATCCAAAAGGCTAGGGAAGAGGGTGAGGCCGAGGCTAGGCGGATTCTTGAGGAGGGGGAGAATGAAATAGAGTCCCTCCGCTCAAAGGCCGAGGCTAACTTTGAAACTGCAATAGTCCGGGCAATAGAGCTTGTGAGAGGGGGCTGA